One genomic window of Centropristis striata isolate RG_2023a ecotype Rhode Island chromosome 20, C.striata_1.0, whole genome shotgun sequence includes the following:
- the lhb gene encoding lutropin subunit beta produces MAAPVSRVKFSFILSLFLGATFSIWPLAPAVTVCDIFVPSPAAFHLPPCQLINQTVSLEKEGCPKCHPVETTICSGHCITKDPVIKIPFSNVYQHVCTYRDFYYKTFELPDCPPGIDPTVTYPVALSCHCGRCAMDTSDCTFESLQPNFCMNDIPFYY; encoded by the exons ATGGCAGCACCAGTCAGCAGAGTGAAGTTCTCCTTCATTCTGAGTTTGTTTCTCGGAGCCACATTTTCCATTTGGCCCCTGGCTCCTGCAG TTACGGTTTGTGACATATTTGTTCCATCACCAGCAGCCTTCCACCTGCCGCCCTGCCAACTCATCAACCAGACGGTGTCTCTGGAGAAGGAGGGCTGTCCCAAGTGTCACCCAGTGGAAACAACCATCTGCAGTGGTCACTGCATCACCAAG GACCCTGTTATCAAGATACCGTTCAGCAACGTGTATCAGCATGTGTGCACGTACCGAGACTTTTACTACAAGACATTTGAGCTTCCTGACTGTCCTCCTGGCATCGACCCGACCGTCACCTACCCTGTGGCTCTGAGCTGCCACTGTGGCCGCTGTGCCATGGACACATCTGACTGCACATTTGAGAGCCTGCAGCCCAACTTCTGCATGAATGACATACCTTTCTACTACTAG
- the LOC131993420 gene encoding cytochrome c oxidase assembly protein COX20, mitochondrial produces MAGEEHEDKEKGFRLLGILDVEKTPCAREAVLHGAGGSVAAGLLHFLATSRVRRSFDVGFAGFMLTTLGSWFYCRINNAKLRVQQRTIEVGLKNKVMYEGTVPDPTKKLGAETPSGPS; encoded by the exons ATGGCAGGAGAGGAACATGAGGACAAGGAGAAG GGTTTCAGGCTTTTGGGGATTCTGGATGTCGAGAAGACTCCATGTGCCAGAGAAGCTGTCTTGCATGGAGCTGGAGGCTCAGTAGCTGCTGGTCTGCTACACTTTCTGGCCACTA GTCGTGTGAGGAGATCTTTTGATGTGGGATTTGCAGGCTTTATGCTCACCACACTCGGGTCCTG GTTTTACTGCAGGATAAACAACGCCAAACTTCGTGTGCAGCAGAGGACGATCGAGGTCGGCCTCAAGAACAAGGTCATGTATGAAGGGACCGTTCCAGACCCCACAAAGAAACTCGGGGCAGAAACACCATCAGGGCCTTCATGA